Proteins encoded together in one Planctopirus ephydatiae window:
- a CDS encoding FAD-dependent oxidoreductase — MMLRSFRLLVMATLTLCAISVPLVTSLLGQVTSVEVKSSDVVVYGGTSGGIAAAIQSARLGKTVVLIEPSNHLGGLTTGGLGATDIGNKAAIGGLSREFYQRVGKWYADPKNWVHESASKYNERRKSSGENEMWTFEPHVAMKVYKDWLAEYPTIQVVMNERLDLKNGVKKNPTTRAIESISMESGKVYTGKVFIDATYEGDLMAKAGVPYHVGREGESVYGETLNGIRVEKSTHHQFTHKVDPYVIPGKPESGLIPLIQAGGPGEEGAGDHRVQAYNYRMCTTDVAENRRAWPKPEGYDEKTYELVLRNCEAGDHRKSWNPVWMPNRKTDTNNNFAVSTDYIGANYEYPDADYAKRQAIIDDHKRYQQGLMWTLANHPRVPQEIRDHFQKLGLAKDEFVETDNWPPQLYVREARRMISDYVMTQHNCQRKVTAEDSVGMGAYNMDSHNCQRYVTKEGYVRNEGDIQVGVPPYPISYKSIRPAKEHVTNLLVPVCLSASHISYGSIRMEPVFMVLGQSAATAASFAIDGKTSVQDVDYAKLREKLLEDKQVLEWQGARGGAAGIVPSSLPGVVVDDALARTKGEWTASGSISGFVGSGYQTDGNEQKGEKSALFELKIPKTGSYDIRMSWTPNANRASNVPVVVEAGTLRTETSVNQRNAAGKDGFHTLGRMTLNAGQTLNVVISNDKTDGHVIIDAVQALPAQD; from the coding sequence ATGATGCTTCGCAGTTTTCGCTTGCTGGTTATGGCAACCCTGACGCTGTGTGCGATCAGCGTTCCATTGGTCACTTCGCTGTTGGGGCAGGTCACGTCAGTAGAAGTCAAGTCGTCTGATGTTGTGGTTTATGGTGGGACGTCGGGTGGGATTGCTGCGGCGATTCAGTCGGCTCGATTGGGGAAAACGGTTGTCCTCATCGAGCCTTCGAATCATCTGGGCGGATTGACGACGGGTGGACTCGGGGCCACTGATATTGGAAATAAAGCCGCCATTGGCGGGCTTTCGCGTGAGTTCTATCAGCGTGTCGGAAAATGGTATGCCGACCCTAAAAACTGGGTGCATGAAAGCGCTTCCAAGTACAATGAGCGGCGTAAATCGAGTGGTGAGAACGAAATGTGGACCTTTGAGCCACATGTCGCGATGAAGGTTTATAAAGACTGGCTGGCTGAATACCCCACGATTCAAGTCGTGATGAATGAGCGGCTCGATCTCAAGAATGGTGTGAAGAAAAATCCCACAACCAGAGCCATTGAATCGATCAGCATGGAATCGGGAAAGGTCTACACGGGCAAGGTGTTTATCGACGCCACCTATGAAGGCGACCTGATGGCCAAAGCTGGCGTTCCTTATCATGTGGGTCGCGAGGGGGAAAGCGTTTACGGCGAGACACTGAACGGGATTCGCGTGGAAAAATCGACTCACCATCAGTTCACACACAAGGTTGACCCTTATGTGATTCCAGGTAAGCCAGAGAGTGGGCTGATTCCTCTGATTCAGGCCGGTGGCCCTGGAGAAGAGGGTGCTGGTGATCATCGCGTGCAGGCTTATAACTATCGCATGTGTACGACCGATGTGGCCGAGAATCGCCGTGCCTGGCCAAAGCCCGAAGGTTATGACGAAAAAACGTACGAGCTGGTGCTCAGGAACTGCGAGGCGGGTGATCATCGTAAGTCGTGGAACCCGGTCTGGATGCCCAATCGTAAGACCGACACGAATAACAATTTCGCGGTTTCGACGGATTATATTGGGGCAAACTACGAGTATCCTGATGCCGACTATGCCAAACGACAGGCCATCATCGATGACCACAAGCGATACCAGCAGGGTCTGATGTGGACACTGGCGAATCATCCGCGCGTACCGCAGGAAATTCGCGACCATTTCCAGAAGTTAGGGCTGGCCAAAGACGAGTTTGTGGAGACCGATAACTGGCCGCCGCAACTTTATGTGCGTGAGGCTCGTCGCATGATCTCGGATTACGTAATGACTCAGCACAACTGCCAGCGCAAGGTCACAGCCGAAGATTCAGTCGGCATGGGCGCTTACAACATGGATTCGCACAACTGCCAGCGGTATGTGACCAAAGAAGGCTACGTGCGGAACGAAGGCGATATTCAGGTGGGTGTCCCCCCCTACCCCATTTCCTACAAGAGCATTCGCCCGGCAAAAGAGCACGTCACCAATCTGCTGGTGCCGGTGTGCTTGTCGGCCTCGCACATCTCTTATGGTTCGATTCGCATGGAGCCTGTTTTTATGGTGCTCGGGCAGTCGGCAGCGACAGCAGCCAGCTTTGCCATCGATGGAAAAACATCCGTTCAAGATGTTGATTACGCAAAGCTGAGGGAAAAACTGCTGGAGGACAAGCAGGTGCTGGAATGGCAAGGTGCTCGCGGTGGAGCAGCGGGGATTGTGCCAAGTTCACTGCCTGGGGTTGTCGTCGATGACGCTTTGGCAAGAACCAAAGGCGAATGGACAGCCAGCGGTTCGATCAGCGGATTTGTGGGGAGTGGATATCAGACCGATGGAAACGAGCAGAAGGGGGAGAAATCGGCTCTTTTCGAACTGAAGATTCCCAAGACAGGGAGTTATGACATTCGTATGAGCTGGACTCCGAATGCCAATCGTGCCAGTAATGTTCCAGTCGTGGTTGAAGCAGGGACGTTACGAACCGAGACCAGTGTCAATCAGCGAAATGCTGCCGGGAAAGATGGCTTTCATACTCTGGGCCGCATGACATTAAATGCGGGGCAGACGTTGAATGTCGTCATCTCGAATGACAAGACCGATGGCCATGTCATTATCGACGCTGTGCAGGCACTTCCTGCTCAAGACTAA
- a CDS encoding helix-turn-helix domain-containing protein — MTSLSSDLPTPSDAISQMLCHRVRELRQQNGWSLDQLSSASGVSRSMLSQIERNQANPTLAVTARIAQAFGLTIGQLVETPHVAPGIHVIRGDDPAHLYRSDEDCEIRTLSPLPLEKDVEFYQLRIKPGRALRSEAHFQKTREFITVEQGRICIHSAGEKQELGKGDSASYRADVPHAIENLGKGDALTFLVVIYE; from the coding sequence ATGACATCTCTCTCATCAGATCTGCCTACGCCCAGTGACGCAATTAGTCAAATGCTTTGTCACCGTGTGCGTGAGTTGAGACAGCAGAATGGCTGGTCACTTGATCAACTGAGTTCGGCGAGCGGTGTGAGTCGGTCCATGCTCAGTCAGATTGAGAGAAATCAGGCGAATCCTACCCTGGCTGTGACTGCGCGAATTGCTCAGGCTTTTGGGCTGACAATTGGCCAGCTTGTGGAAACACCGCATGTGGCCCCAGGCATTCATGTCATTCGAGGGGATGATCCCGCGCATCTGTATCGAAGCGATGAAGACTGTGAGATTCGGACGCTCTCTCCATTGCCGCTGGAAAAGGATGTCGAGTTTTACCAGCTGCGAATCAAACCGGGACGTGCTCTTCGCAGTGAAGCTCATTTTCAGAAGACCCGTGAATTCATCACGGTTGAGCAGGGGCGAATTTGCATTCACTCAGCAGGCGAAAAGCAGGAACTCGGCAAAGGGGACTCGGCGAGCTACCGCGCGGATGTCCCGCATGCCATCGAAAATCTCGGCAAAGGAGATGCTCTGACTTTTCTAGTCGTGATCTACGAGTGA
- a CDS encoding adenylosuccinate synthase, translated as MAITSVVGLQWGDEAKGKIVDLLTDEHEIVVRYQGGNNAGHTVKFDGQTYKLSLLPTGILRPGVTAVIGNGVVVNPEALLKEIGTLRSQGVNVEGNLLLSDRAHVILPYHVAEDLAAERSQKKDAIGTTGRGIGYCYRDKAGRSQAVRVGDLYHPESLKQRLSGIVDSKNHVLSALDPEFKPFSSDEIFTLTQQYAETLKPFVTDTVAWLHKAIAAGKNILFEGAQGSLLDVDHGTYPFVTSSNSSAAGIHPGSGVPERLIEQMIGVVKAYTTRVGGGPFPTELNNEIGQHIRDVGREYGTVTGRPRRCGWFDAVAAGHGAKICGVDCISLMLLDVLSQLDELKICEAYEIHGERTTDFPAHVEDLAAAKPIYRTIPGWKTEISHMTRLADLPTGARKYIDTVGELMGKQVKIVSVGPDRAQTILG; from the coding sequence GTGGCAATTACGTCAGTTGTCGGTCTGCAATGGGGCGATGAAGCCAAAGGGAAAATCGTTGATCTCCTGACGGACGAACACGAAATCGTCGTTCGCTATCAAGGAGGCAACAACGCGGGCCATACCGTCAAATTTGATGGGCAGACTTATAAGCTCTCTTTGCTCCCTACCGGGATTCTTCGGCCCGGTGTCACGGCTGTGATTGGCAACGGCGTGGTCGTGAACCCGGAAGCATTGCTGAAGGAAATCGGTACTCTCCGCTCCCAAGGCGTGAATGTCGAAGGGAATCTGCTCCTTTCTGATCGAGCCCATGTGATTCTGCCCTACCACGTGGCTGAAGATCTCGCTGCTGAGCGATCACAGAAGAAGGATGCCATCGGCACCACCGGGAGAGGCATTGGCTACTGCTATCGCGATAAGGCCGGTCGCAGCCAGGCAGTGCGTGTGGGCGATCTTTATCATCCCGAAAGTCTGAAACAGCGATTATCCGGCATTGTCGATTCCAAAAATCACGTGCTTTCGGCACTGGATCCGGAATTCAAGCCGTTCTCTTCCGACGAAATCTTCACTCTCACCCAACAGTATGCCGAGACTTTGAAGCCGTTTGTGACAGACACCGTCGCCTGGCTTCACAAAGCCATTGCTGCCGGGAAAAACATCCTTTTTGAAGGTGCCCAGGGAAGCCTGCTCGATGTCGATCACGGCACCTACCCATTTGTAACCTCGTCCAACAGTTCAGCGGCCGGGATTCATCCCGGTAGTGGTGTGCCCGAACGGCTCATCGAACAGATGATCGGCGTGGTCAAAGCTTACACCACTCGAGTTGGTGGCGGCCCATTCCCGACAGAGCTCAATAATGAGATCGGCCAGCATATTCGGGATGTGGGTCGGGAGTATGGCACGGTCACGGGCCGCCCCAGACGTTGCGGCTGGTTCGACGCGGTCGCAGCAGGGCATGGGGCCAAAATCTGTGGCGTTGATTGCATTTCGCTCATGCTGCTGGATGTCCTCAGTCAGCTCGATGAACTCAAAATCTGCGAAGCCTATGAGATCCACGGCGAGCGAACGACCGATTTCCCGGCTCACGTGGAAGATTTAGCAGCTGCCAAGCCCATCTATCGCACCATTCCGGGCTGGAAGACAGAAATCAGCCACATGACACGTCTGGCCGATCTCCCCACCGGGGCCAGAAAGTACATCGATACCGTTGGTGAATTGATGGGGAAGCAGGTCAAGATTGTATCGGTCGGCCCAGATCGTGCCCAAACGATCCTTGGCTGA
- a CDS encoding DedA family protein, whose translation MDSLKQIVEFVLHFDKYLQGFIENYGTWTYAILFAIVFAETGLIFMPFLPGDSLLFAAGILAGDRLLSLPALWILLTIAAIAGDAVNYLVGRWFGQRLLSAKRFRLVKPEHLAKTEEFFQKYGSKTIVIARFVPIVRTVAPFVAGMGKMPYRVFSIYNIAGGILWVSACLIAGYLFGKISFVKDNFSLVVLGIVIVSVLPIAWELAAGYLRGRKAVASQVPATTSSPDEPV comes from the coding sequence ATGGACTCGCTCAAGCAGATCGTCGAATTCGTCCTGCACTTTGATAAGTATCTGCAGGGGTTCATCGAGAACTACGGCACCTGGACGTACGCGATTCTTTTCGCCATCGTCTTTGCCGAAACGGGCTTGATCTTCATGCCCTTTCTGCCGGGCGATTCTTTGCTGTTTGCAGCCGGTATTCTGGCTGGTGACCGCTTGCTCTCGCTGCCAGCCCTGTGGATATTATTGACCATAGCGGCCATTGCAGGTGATGCCGTGAATTATCTGGTGGGCCGCTGGTTTGGCCAGAGACTGTTGAGTGCAAAACGGTTTCGCCTGGTCAAACCCGAACATCTCGCGAAAACTGAAGAATTCTTCCAGAAGTACGGCAGCAAGACCATTGTCATCGCGCGATTCGTCCCGATTGTCCGCACGGTGGCACCATTTGTCGCCGGCATGGGCAAAATGCCCTATCGCGTCTTTTCTATTTACAACATCGCAGGCGGTATTCTATGGGTCTCAGCCTGCCTCATCGCAGGTTACCTCTTTGGCAAAATTTCATTTGTCAAAGACAATTTTTCGCTGGTCGTTCTCGGCATTGTGATTGTCTCTGTCCTGCCCATTGCCTGGGAACTGGCTGCAGGTTATCTCCGTGGGCGAAAAGCAGTGGCATCACAAGTCCCCGCGACGACATCTTCTCCTGATGAACCCGTCTGA
- the cimA gene encoding citramalate synthase — protein MARIQLYDTTLRDGSQGEGVNFSLQDKLLITQKLDEIGLDIIEGGYPLSNPKDAEYFQRVRDLPLKHAKISAFGMTRRKGVTADQDTGMLALRDARTPCCTVVGKTWDLHVFEVLRVDEAENLAMIRDSVAFLAAEGRHVIYDAEHFFDGFKANPEFALKTLRAAADSGAALLCLCDTNGGTMPEEVAAAVNAVRKELSTPLGIHCHNDCELAVANSLIAVDCGAIQVQGTINGIGERCGNVDLVSVAANLALKKHHEVLKPNGIVHLTELSRYVYEIANLQLRPGQPFVGSSAFAHKGGMHVHAVNRLARSYEHIPPETVGNERKVLVSELSGRSNIIAKTTKYRIAEDDQLMRNILERVQDLENIGYQFEAAEGSFDLLVRKEAGLYTPKFQRLHYRVGVVTEESQVPVTEATVKLRVGDDVEHVVAEGDGPINALDTAVRRALLRFYPSLEQMHLVDYKVRVINSAEGTAARVRVVIESRDEHDTWSTVGVSENVIEASWLALVDSVEYKLFKDEGLPD, from the coding sequence ATGGCTCGCATCCAGCTTTACGACACCACCTTGCGCGACGGTAGCCAGGGTGAAGGCGTTAACTTCTCGCTGCAGGATAAACTCCTGATTACTCAGAAGCTGGATGAAATTGGCCTCGACATTATTGAAGGAGGTTATCCTCTTTCGAATCCCAAAGATGCGGAATACTTTCAACGTGTGCGGGATCTGCCGCTCAAGCATGCCAAAATTTCCGCCTTCGGCATGACCCGTCGCAAGGGCGTGACTGCCGATCAGGATACAGGCATGCTGGCACTGCGAGACGCCAGAACGCCTTGCTGTACGGTTGTGGGAAAGACGTGGGATCTGCATGTCTTTGAAGTTCTGCGTGTCGATGAAGCCGAGAACCTGGCGATGATCCGCGACTCGGTGGCATTTCTAGCAGCCGAAGGCCGGCACGTCATTTATGATGCAGAGCATTTCTTCGATGGATTCAAGGCCAATCCTGAGTTTGCTTTGAAGACATTGAGGGCCGCGGCCGATTCCGGGGCGGCTCTGCTCTGCCTGTGTGACACCAACGGGGGGACGATGCCCGAAGAGGTCGCAGCGGCTGTGAATGCCGTGCGCAAAGAACTTTCCACTCCCCTGGGCATCCACTGCCACAATGATTGTGAACTGGCCGTTGCCAATTCGTTGATTGCTGTCGATTGCGGCGCGATTCAGGTTCAAGGGACGATCAACGGCATTGGCGAGCGGTGCGGCAATGTCGATCTTGTGAGCGTGGCGGCCAACCTCGCACTCAAAAAACATCACGAGGTGCTCAAGCCGAATGGAATTGTCCATTTAACAGAGCTCTCCCGGTACGTTTACGAAATCGCTAATTTGCAACTTCGTCCGGGCCAGCCCTTTGTGGGCAGCAGTGCTTTTGCCCATAAGGGGGGAATGCACGTCCACGCGGTCAACCGCCTGGCACGCAGCTATGAGCATATTCCACCGGAGACTGTGGGCAACGAACGCAAGGTTTTGGTCAGCGAGCTTTCGGGCCGCAGCAACATCATCGCGAAGACGACGAAGTACCGCATTGCCGAGGATGACCAGCTCATGCGGAACATCCTCGAACGCGTGCAGGATCTGGAGAACATCGGCTATCAGTTCGAAGCTGCCGAAGGTTCGTTTGATCTGCTGGTCCGTAAAGAAGCGGGCCTGTACACGCCCAAGTTTCAGCGGCTGCATTATCGCGTGGGGGTCGTGACCGAAGAATCTCAGGTTCCAGTGACTGAAGCGACAGTCAAGCTGAGAGTTGGCGACGACGTCGAGCATGTCGTTGCAGAAGGTGATGGCCCGATCAATGCTCTCGATACAGCTGTCCGTCGAGCACTCTTGCGTTTTTACCCATCACTCGAACAGATGCATCTGGTCGACTACAAAGTTCGCGTGATCAACTCGGCGGAAGGAACGGCCGCAAGGGTGCGCGTGGTGATCGAAAGCCGGGATGAACACGACACCTGGAGCACTGTCGGTGTGAGTGAGAATGTGATTGAAGCCAGTTGGCTGGCACTGGTCGACAGTGTCGAATACAAGCTTTTCAAAGATGAAGGACTGCCGGATTAG